The following coding sequences are from one Microbulbifer sp. TB1203 window:
- a CDS encoding YchJ family metal-binding protein → MTEELCPCGSGKPLQQCCQLYLSGQAYPNDAETLMRSRYSAYVTGNLSYLRKSWHPETCPELNGDDLQTQWSRLEVIRSKRGLKKSVVEFKAWYLEDGAERALHEISLFKLHKKHWVYVGPLVGWP, encoded by the coding sequence ATGACAGAAGAACTCTGCCCCTGTGGCTCCGGAAAGCCCTTGCAGCAGTGCTGCCAGCTGTACCTCTCCGGCCAGGCCTACCCCAATGACGCCGAAACCCTGATGCGCAGCCGCTACAGCGCCTATGTCACCGGCAACCTGTCCTATCTGCGCAAATCATGGCACCCGGAGACCTGCCCGGAATTGAATGGCGATGACCTGCAGACTCAGTGGTCAAGGCTGGAAGTAATCAGGAGTAAGCGGGGATTAAAAAAATCGGTGGTGGAGTTCAAGGCGTGGTATCTGGAGGATGGCGCAGAGCGCGCATTGCACGAAATTTCGCTGTTTAAATTGCACAAGAAGCACTGGGTATATGTCGGGCCTTTGGTGGGTTGGCCATAG
- a CDS encoding DUF2170 family protein, whose amino-acid sequence MTWNKENLKELAERHPEWVVEAEGDCLSISNDEGVDAFVYAGEKQIVVETILFPVADVANETALNKLILQTHQLVPLTTIGINNIGGEDYYVAFGALSVSSKEEVVVEEIETLFTNVGDFLDLYAEHLEKESVA is encoded by the coding sequence ATGACCTGGAACAAAGAGAACCTTAAGGAACTGGCCGAGCGCCACCCGGAGTGGGTGGTCGAGGCGGAGGGGGACTGCCTTAGCATTTCCAATGACGAGGGCGTCGACGCCTTTGTCTATGCCGGCGAAAAACAGATAGTGGTGGAAACCATTCTCTTCCCCGTCGCGGATGTCGCCAATGAAACGGCGTTGAACAAGCTGATCCTGCAGACCCACCAACTGGTGCCGCTCACCACTATCGGTATCAACAATATTGGTGGCGAGGACTACTACGTTGCCTTCGGTGCGCTGTCGGTATCCAGTAAGGAGGAAGTGGTGGTCGAGGAGATCGAAACCCTGTTCACGAACGTGGGGGATTTCCTGGATCTGTATGCAGAGCATCTTGAGAAGGAGAGTGTGGCATGA
- a CDS encoding TetR/AcrR family transcriptional regulator, translating to MSKVDKTAIVRAAEEVVRERGARKLTLDAVAAKCGLSKGGLLHHFGTKQALLKAMVEEALSREDQIADEYTASRGPGRGELSARIHAQFMLMEDEEALPRALIAAVAEDPSLLDPIRTHDARISREVCSVSRDPDLAQILCFASLGLFMGRVLGVMDSDDPVLERMRKRLLALAAEIE from the coding sequence ATGTCCAAAGTCGACAAAACTGCAATTGTCCGTGCCGCGGAAGAGGTGGTGCGGGAGAGGGGCGCGCGCAAGCTCACCTTGGATGCAGTCGCCGCCAAGTGCGGCTTGAGCAAGGGTGGGCTGCTGCATCATTTCGGCACCAAGCAGGCCTTGCTGAAGGCCATGGTGGAGGAGGCGCTTTCGCGCGAAGACCAGATTGCCGATGAATACACCGCTAGCCGAGGGCCCGGGCGGGGCGAGTTGTCGGCGCGGATTCACGCGCAGTTCATGCTGATGGAGGACGAGGAGGCCCTGCCGCGCGCGCTCATTGCCGCCGTTGCGGAAGATCCCAGCTTGCTGGACCCGATCAGGACCCACGATGCCAGAATAAGCCGCGAAGTCTGTAGCGTTTCAAGAGACCCTGACTTGGCGCAGATTTTGTGTTTTGCCTCCCTCGGTCTCTTCATGGGCCGGGTACTCGGTGTGATGGACTCCGATGACCCGGTTCTTGAACGCATGCGCAAGCGGCTGCTGGCATTGGCCGCAGAGATCGAGTGA
- a CDS encoding DUF6471 domain-containing protein, which produces MDRKQSLENQRALTPYKQAIARYVRASMALKSVRYSDLASALDERGISVTPENLRSKVSKCMFSADLLAAIIDVLGVEDSAMRDILKQARELQSPRGKI; this is translated from the coding sequence ATGGACCGCAAACAAAGCCTGGAAAACCAGCGCGCGCTCACCCCTTACAAGCAGGCCATCGCCCGCTACGTGCGCGCCTCCATGGCCCTGAAGAGCGTGCGCTACAGCGACCTGGCCAGCGCGCTGGACGAAAGGGGCATTTCAGTCACGCCGGAAAACCTGCGCAGCAAGGTAAGCAAGTGCATGTTCTCCGCCGACCTGCTGGCGGCCATTATCGACGTACTCGGTGTGGAAGACAGCGCGATGCGGGATATTCTCAAACAGGCGCGCGAACTGCAAAGCCCGCGGGGGAAAATCTGA
- a CDS encoding DUF1190 domain-containing protein gives MKRSRHIDLNRMRKAAGRSFFMRPLALGVAAALAGCAQKEEVKVVSSIEDCVSNTSLDEQQCEAAYQKALAEAERTGPKYPGRAQCETEFDSCQRTGSGVWMPLMTGFMIGSMLNDRNYHSGYYNPVYRYSRPHSSYYNRIMTADGTVIGRYGKGSYSVDRSAMKPKPTVTRTVSRGGFGSVASAKSNWGGGRSGGWGG, from the coding sequence ATGAAACGTAGCAGACATATCGATCTCAACCGTATGCGCAAAGCCGCCGGCAGAAGCTTTTTCATGCGCCCGCTGGCTCTCGGCGTGGCGGCGGCCCTGGCGGGTTGTGCGCAGAAAGAAGAGGTAAAGGTGGTCTCCTCTATCGAGGACTGCGTGAGCAATACCTCACTGGACGAACAGCAGTGCGAGGCCGCCTATCAGAAGGCACTGGCGGAGGCTGAGCGCACCGGCCCCAAATACCCGGGGCGCGCCCAGTGTGAAACCGAGTTCGACAGCTGCCAGCGCACCGGTTCCGGCGTCTGGATGCCGCTGATGACCGGGTTTATGATCGGTTCCATGCTCAACGACCGGAACTACCACTCCGGTTACTACAATCCGGTCTACCGCTACTCCCGCCCCCATTCATCCTATTACAACCGCATTATGACCGCGGACGGCACGGTGATCGGCCGCTACGGCAAGGGCTCTTACAGCGTCGACCGCTCGGCGATGAAGCCCAAGCCCACGGTGACCCGCACCGTATCCCGCGGGGGTTTCGGTTCGGTCGCCTCCGCCAAATCCAACTGGGGCGGCGGGCGCTCGGGCGGCTGGGGAGGCTGA
- a CDS encoding DUF350 domain-containing protein, with the protein MDQQYDLLTGIVHFAAYFGLSLVLLIAFKFLYTLVTPHDEWKLIKEQKNTAAAIGFGGAVLGFAIALGGAASNSVSLLDFATWALIALIAQLLAFAIIRFGFMPRIVARIEEGEISAGIMLAATTIAVGVLNAACMSY; encoded by the coding sequence ATGGATCAGCAGTATGATCTATTGACCGGTATTGTGCATTTTGCGGCCTATTTTGGTCTGTCGCTGGTGTTGCTTATCGCCTTCAAGTTTCTCTACACCCTGGTGACGCCCCATGACGAGTGGAAGCTGATCAAGGAGCAGAAAAATACCGCCGCAGCCATTGGTTTTGGCGGTGCGGTACTGGGTTTTGCCATTGCCCTCGGCGGTGCCGCCAGCAATTCGGTCTCCCTGCTGGATTTTGCAACCTGGGCCCTGATTGCCCTGATCGCGCAGCTGCTCGCCTTCGCCATTATCCGTTTCGGTTTTATGCCGCGCATTGTTGCGCGTATCGAGGAGGGGGAGATCAGCGCGGGAATCATGCTGGCCGCGACCACCATTGCCGTGGGCGTGCTCAACGCAGCCTGTATGTCTTATTGA
- a CDS encoding ion channel yields MLLYKVRRLLASLFIRANLSTVIFAVALYAATCYLLLSAAGETEIIARENFLYWLVVTASTVGYGDYSPATPMGKLAVSLWVIPMGLSLFAMVITKVGFAISDFAHRGKKGLRMINLKNHTVIIGWNGPRTLRLVELLLAKTNGDAGHVVLCVDVEIENPLPERIDFVRVESFSHAETMQRAALDRASRIIIDNPLDDVTLTTALYCDKVSPDSHKTAYFQDESVGELLRAHCPKIECIPSVAVELLAKSSLDPGSARLHRQLLDSTYGMTQYSVPYQGEAALPVGGLFDHFKHNLAATLIGVRRAGEQKVDINPALDETVEKGDTLYYISAERLDEKRCFAIKNQAMEATTECLPS; encoded by the coding sequence ATGTTGCTGTATAAAGTGCGACGCCTTCTGGCGTCGCTTTTTATTAGGGCCAATCTCTCCACGGTGATCTTTGCGGTCGCGCTCTATGCGGCCACCTGTTACCTGTTGCTGAGCGCCGCCGGTGAAACGGAGATCATCGCCCGGGAGAATTTTCTTTACTGGCTGGTGGTTACCGCTTCCACAGTGGGTTACGGGGATTATTCCCCTGCGACTCCGATGGGAAAACTGGCGGTCAGTCTGTGGGTGATTCCCATGGGCCTGAGCTTGTTCGCCATGGTGATCACCAAGGTGGGATTTGCGATTTCCGATTTTGCTCACCGGGGAAAGAAAGGTTTGCGTATGATCAATCTCAAGAATCACACGGTTATTATCGGCTGGAATGGCCCCCGAACCCTGCGCCTGGTCGAGCTGTTGCTGGCCAAGACCAATGGCGACGCCGGGCATGTGGTTCTGTGTGTGGATGTGGAAATTGAAAATCCGCTGCCGGAACGTATCGATTTTGTGCGGGTGGAATCCTTCTCCCACGCCGAAACCATGCAGCGGGCGGCGCTGGACAGAGCCTCGCGGATTATTATCGACAACCCCCTGGACGATGTGACCCTCACCACTGCTCTCTATTGCGATAAAGTGAGTCCGGACAGCCACAAAACGGCCTATTTCCAGGATGAGTCGGTGGGTGAGTTGTTGCGCGCGCACTGCCCGAAGATCGAGTGTATCCCTTCGGTGGCCGTGGAGCTGCTGGCCAAGTCCTCATTGGACCCGGGTTCCGCCCGCCTGCATCGCCAGCTGCTGGACAGTACCTATGGAATGACCCAGTACAGCGTACCCTACCAGGGTGAAGCTGCATTGCCGGTGGGTGGGCTGTTCGATCACTTCAAGCACAACCTGGCCGCCACGCTGATCGGCGTTCGGCGCGCCGGCGAGCAGAAGGTCGATATCAATCCCGCGCTGGATGAAACCGTGGAGAAAGGGGATACTCTCTATTACATCTCCGCGGAGCGACTGGATGAAAAACGCTGTTTCGCGATCAAAAATCAGGCCATGGAAGCGACCACAGAATGTTTGCCAAGCTGA
- a CDS encoding PspA/IM30 family protein → MSLRKIWTALRGAVNEGTEAIVDSQSIRILDQELREAKSELKSCDENLTKIMAKRKLAENKVNSLQVDIESYSNHAIAASEKGDESLAIECAERVAELETQLQTEQGLLEGFLNSERSLKSNIAKAKTNVRRMEQQIDQIKATESVQKAQVAVSTRHMGANSKVKTALDSLERIKNKQQQRAAELEAAEELAADESGSSLEAKLKAAGIQPGGQVSGSDKLAQLLASREKA, encoded by the coding sequence ATGAGCCTGAGAAAAATTTGGACCGCCCTGCGCGGTGCGGTAAATGAAGGTACCGAGGCTATTGTCGACAGCCAGTCCATTCGCATCCTGGATCAGGAGCTGCGCGAGGCCAAATCAGAACTGAAATCCTGCGACGAGAATCTGACCAAAATCATGGCCAAGCGCAAGCTGGCGGAAAACAAGGTCAACTCCCTGCAGGTGGATATCGAAAGCTACAGCAACCACGCCATTGCCGCCAGCGAGAAGGGCGACGAGAGCCTCGCCATCGAGTGCGCAGAGCGCGTGGCGGAGCTGGAGACGCAGCTGCAAACCGAGCAGGGCCTGCTCGAAGGTTTTCTCAATTCCGAGCGCTCCCTGAAGAGCAATATTGCCAAGGCCAAGACCAACGTGCGCCGCATGGAGCAGCAGATCGACCAGATCAAGGCCACGGAGTCGGTGCAGAAGGCCCAGGTTGCCGTTTCCACCCGTCATATGGGGGCAAACAGCAAGGTCAAGACTGCGCTGGACAGCCTGGAGCGCATCAAGAACAAACAGCAGCAGCGCGCTGCCGAGCTGGAGGCGGCGGAAGAGCTGGCCGCGGATGAGAGCGGCTCCAGCCTGGAAGCCAAACTGAAAGCGGCCGGGATCCAGCCGGGCGGTCAGGTCAGCGGAAGCGATAAACTGGCACAACTGCTGGCAAGCCGCGAAAAGGCCTAA
- a CDS encoding efflux RND transporter permease subunit, which produces MKISDIFIKQPVYSWLLMLICLVGGLWAIADIGRLEDPAFTIKEARVFTAYPGASALQVEEEVTEKLEVAIQQMGQLKRVTSTSRPGMSEIRVEMADHYDSNELPQIWDELRHKVRDAQSGLPSGAMTPVVNDDFGEVFGIYYAITGDGFSRSEMREITKYLRRELLSVEGVAKVSRSGVIGEVAYLDIDESRLSQLGYSLDDLAQVLQSESSTQQAGEIEGKDLRTRVVVDNQANDMEAIRNILIGVPGSTALLSVRDIASISLGYDENPDFIAHYNGLPAILIGVAGAQNTNIVDVGTRVEEKLAQLKQGLPLGVEIQPVYEQHKVVADSVNGFLLNLVSSVVIVTLVLCLFMGWRSGVVVGVVLGLTVMGTVLIMNLLGLNLQRISLGALIIAMGMLVDNAIVVAEGMLMGVQKKESPQSAASRVVRQTFWPLLGATIIGIMAFSGIGLSDDATGEFLFSLFAVIGLSLLLSWVLAITITPYLGFHLFRPGKGTEGDDPYAGRFYRMYADALSGALAHRGSTIAVLVVVTLISYFAFGLVKQGFFPNSNAPLFYVNYRMPQGSDINRTEQALQEASEYLLQQNEVQSVTAVAGRGADRFMLTYAPEPPNPSYGQLIVRTETREQIPALIERTKQELRDSHPEALVTFKRLVFGPGGGADVEVRISGADFNTLRQFAGGVQDLFRSKGLEDVRHDWRAREPLIKAHLDGERARVAGISNSDISRTLQFATSGYRVGSYESGDRIIPIVARLPAGDRNQVGSLPDRLVWSPNQKDYIPAGQLVEKFETTAEEGLIQRRDRVPTITVSGTAPQGVTAMAAFEKIRSDVENIALPPGYKIEFGGEFERSSDAQASLGKGLPVGFLIMILISVLLFGTLREPLIIWLVVPMSLVGVVVGLLVSGLPFGFMSLLGVLSLSGMLIKNAVVLVDEIEVQTREGLPRLTAIERASVSRLRPVFLAAVTTILGMSPLLFDAFFADMAVTIMGGLGFATILTLIAVPVLYAVFHKVGQSEVERGDASGQLENTPHKSVEPELL; this is translated from the coding sequence GTGAAGATCTCTGATATTTTTATCAAGCAGCCCGTATACAGCTGGCTGTTGATGTTGATCTGCCTTGTCGGTGGACTCTGGGCCATTGCGGATATCGGCCGCCTGGAAGATCCCGCTTTCACTATCAAGGAAGCACGTGTCTTCACCGCCTATCCGGGAGCCAGTGCCCTGCAGGTCGAGGAGGAGGTTACCGAGAAGCTGGAGGTGGCGATTCAGCAAATGGGCCAGCTCAAGCGCGTGACCTCCACCTCCCGCCCGGGTATGTCGGAAATTCGCGTTGAGATGGCGGATCATTACGATTCCAACGAGTTGCCGCAGATCTGGGATGAGTTGCGCCACAAGGTGCGTGATGCCCAGAGCGGCTTACCCAGCGGTGCCATGACGCCGGTAGTCAACGATGACTTCGGCGAAGTGTTCGGTATCTATTACGCGATTACCGGCGACGGTTTTTCCCGCAGCGAGATGCGGGAAATCACCAAGTATCTCCGCCGTGAGCTGCTTTCCGTCGAGGGGGTGGCCAAGGTTTCGCGCTCGGGCGTGATCGGTGAAGTCGCCTACCTGGATATCGACGAGTCGCGCCTGTCACAGCTGGGTTACTCGCTGGATGACCTGGCTCAGGTATTGCAATCGGAGAGCTCCACCCAGCAGGCCGGTGAGATCGAGGGCAAGGACCTGCGTACACGGGTTGTGGTGGATAACCAGGCCAATGACATGGAGGCTATCCGCAATATTCTGATTGGCGTTCCGGGCTCCACCGCTCTTCTCTCTGTGCGCGATATCGCCAGCATTTCACTGGGATACGATGAGAACCCGGATTTTATCGCTCACTATAATGGCTTGCCGGCCATCCTGATCGGAGTGGCCGGTGCACAAAATACCAATATTGTCGATGTCGGTACGCGGGTCGAGGAGAAGCTCGCGCAATTGAAGCAAGGGCTGCCACTGGGTGTCGAAATACAACCGGTTTACGAGCAGCACAAAGTGGTGGCGGACAGCGTCAACGGTTTCCTGCTAAACCTGGTGTCCTCCGTGGTCATCGTTACCCTGGTATTGTGCCTGTTTATGGGCTGGCGCTCCGGTGTGGTTGTGGGCGTGGTGCTGGGGCTGACCGTGATGGGCACGGTGCTGATCATGAATCTGCTCGGCCTGAACCTGCAGAGAATCTCCCTGGGGGCGCTGATTATTGCCATGGGCATGTTGGTGGACAATGCGATCGTGGTTGCCGAAGGCATGCTGATGGGAGTGCAAAAGAAGGAGTCGCCGCAGAGCGCCGCCAGTCGTGTGGTGCGGCAGACATTCTGGCCGCTGCTCGGGGCCACGATTATCGGCATTATGGCTTTTTCCGGTATCGGCCTTTCCGACGACGCCACCGGCGAATTCCTGTTTTCCCTGTTTGCCGTAATCGGACTATCGCTGCTGCTGAGCTGGGTTCTGGCGATTACGATAACACCATACCTCGGTTTCCATTTGTTCCGCCCCGGAAAAGGCACGGAAGGGGACGATCCCTATGCCGGCAGATTTTATCGCATGTACGCGGATGCCCTGTCCGGTGCACTCGCGCACCGGGGGTCCACTATTGCGGTTTTGGTGGTCGTCACCCTGATCAGTTACTTTGCCTTTGGCTTAGTTAAGCAGGGCTTTTTCCCCAATTCCAATGCGCCGCTGTTTTACGTGAATTACCGCATGCCCCAGGGTAGCGATATCAACAGGACCGAACAGGCCCTGCAGGAAGCTTCAGAGTACCTGTTGCAGCAGAACGAGGTGCAATCGGTCACCGCTGTTGCGGGCCGGGGCGCCGATCGATTTATGCTGACCTATGCTCCTGAACCGCCCAATCCCTCGTACGGCCAGTTGATCGTACGCACTGAAACCCGCGAGCAGATACCGGCGCTCATCGAGCGTACGAAACAGGAGTTGCGCGATTCACACCCGGAGGCGCTGGTCACCTTCAAGAGGCTGGTATTCGGCCCCGGGGGAGGAGCAGACGTGGAGGTGCGAATTTCCGGTGCGGATTTCAATACCCTGCGGCAGTTCGCGGGCGGTGTACAAGACTTATTCAGGAGTAAGGGCCTGGAGGACGTGCGCCACGACTGGCGTGCCCGGGAACCGCTGATCAAGGCGCACCTGGACGGGGAAAGAGCGCGTGTTGCGGGTATCAGCAACAGTGATATCAGCCGCACCCTGCAGTTTGCCACATCGGGTTATCGCGTGGGCAGCTATGAAAGTGGGGACAGGATTATTCCCATTGTCGCCCGGCTGCCGGCAGGGGATCGCAACCAGGTGGGTTCGTTGCCGGACCGGCTGGTGTGGAGCCCGAACCAGAAAGATTATATTCCCGCGGGACAGCTGGTGGAGAAGTTTGAGACTACGGCGGAGGAGGGGCTTATCCAGCGTCGCGACCGGGTGCCTACTATCACTGTCAGTGGTACTGCGCCACAAGGTGTTACCGCCATGGCTGCATTCGAAAAAATACGCTCCGACGTTGAAAATATTGCATTGCCGCCCGGTTACAAAATCGAATTCGGCGGAGAGTTCGAGCGCTCTTCAGATGCACAGGCATCGCTCGGCAAAGGCTTGCCGGTCGGTTTCCTGATCATGATCCTGATATCGGTGCTGCTGTTCGGTACCCTGCGCGAGCCGTTGATTATCTGGCTGGTGGTTCCCATGAGCCTGGTGGGTGTGGTGGTCGGTTTGCTGGTATCCGGCTTGCCCTTCGGGTTTATGTCTCTGTTGGGCGTGCTGAGTCTCTCGGGAATGCTGATCAAGAATGCCGTGGTGCTGGTGGATGAAATTGAAGTTCAGACACGGGAGGGCCTGCCGCGCCTGACCGCCATCGAGCGGGCCAGTGTCAGCCGCCTGCGGCCGGTGTTCCTCGCCGCGGTTACAACGATACTCGGTATGTCACCGCTGCTTTTCGATGCCTTCTTTGCCGATATGGCTGTGACAATTATGGGTGGACTGGGGTTTGCCACCATTTTGACCCTGATCGCGGTGCCTGTGCTTTACGCGGTTTTCCATAAGGTTGGGCAGAGCGAAGTTGAGCGGGGCGATGCCTCCGGGCAACTGGAGAATACCCCGCATAAATCGGTCGAGCCCGAGCTGCTGTGA
- a CDS encoding efflux RND transporter periplasmic adaptor subunit — MKLFDTSRFWLLPFLLAAASGLIGCNGSGADEQNEAPVWPVKMATISDVGDIEERQFAGRVRAVQTLDLSFQVGGKLNQFKITEGEIVPKGTLIAALDSQDFKRRVREAEVNVELLEKTVARQRSLAERNVISRQQLDETETNFSLAKVALESAAQDLAYTQLKAPFDALVTRQLVENYTNVQAGQGIVRLQDVSEVRIEVSVPEKLLATIDRDQVKSITASFEFLPDKEFPLEYREHQAEANSVTQTYIVELGMPRPADVQILPGMTARVDLKLNQAEAGRTYRVPLSAVQTDADGSSFVWRINGDQSVSKTSVLLGSTDGDSVEITRGIESAMNIVAAGGQHLYEGANVRNYRQ, encoded by the coding sequence ATGAAACTCTTTGATACTTCCCGCTTCTGGCTGCTCCCTTTCCTGTTGGCCGCCGCATCAGGGCTGATTGGCTGCAATGGTTCCGGGGCCGATGAGCAGAATGAGGCCCCGGTGTGGCCTGTCAAGATGGCAACGATTTCCGATGTCGGAGATATCGAGGAGAGGCAGTTCGCCGGCCGGGTGCGGGCCGTACAGACGCTCGACCTGTCTTTCCAGGTTGGGGGAAAGTTGAATCAGTTCAAAATAACGGAAGGGGAGATTGTTCCCAAGGGCACGCTGATCGCGGCTCTGGACAGTCAGGATTTCAAGAGGCGGGTCAGGGAAGCTGAGGTCAATGTCGAGCTGCTGGAAAAAACCGTTGCCCGGCAGCGGTCCCTGGCTGAGCGCAATGTGATCTCCAGGCAACAGTTGGATGAAACCGAGACCAACTTCAGCCTGGCCAAGGTCGCACTTGAGAGCGCGGCGCAGGACCTTGCGTATACGCAGTTGAAAGCACCGTTTGATGCGCTGGTAACCCGGCAGCTCGTCGAGAACTATACCAATGTTCAGGCGGGGCAGGGCATCGTTCGTCTGCAGGATGTATCCGAAGTGCGCATTGAGGTTTCAGTCCCGGAGAAGCTGCTCGCCACCATTGACCGGGACCAGGTTAAATCCATCACCGCGTCGTTTGAGTTTTTGCCGGATAAGGAGTTTCCGCTGGAGTACCGCGAGCATCAGGCGGAAGCCAATAGCGTGACGCAGACTTATATCGTCGAGCTGGGTATGCCGCGGCCCGCAGACGTGCAGATACTTCCCGGGATGACCGCCCGGGTAGATCTCAAGCTCAATCAGGCTGAGGCTGGTCGCACATACCGGGTTCCTCTGTCAGCCGTGCAAACCGATGCGGATGGCTCTTCTTTCGTATGGCGAATAAACGGTGATCAGTCTGTCAGCAAGACATCGGTACTGCTGGGCAGCACCGACGGCGATTCTGTGGAAATCACCCGGGGTATTGAGTCGGCGATGAACATCGTCGCTGCCGGAGGGCAGCACCTGTACGAAGGTGCAAACGTTCGCAACTACAGGCAGTGA
- a CDS encoding DUF1524 domain-containing protein, whose amino-acid sequence MRIRSIFARVVFLFSLLVSASVPADSYKRADWLPRWSDFDRDCQDTRHELLIRYSLAPVTFTRSDKCKVATGMWMDPYTGNFYTKASDLDVEHIVSLKWAHDHGGAHWDRALKRQFAEDPDNLWLVDDGRNQSKGDRGPDGWMPPYAPVAALYVQRFMAIVQKYGLRPTLAEASRFQTLAAGS is encoded by the coding sequence ATGCGTATTCGATCAATTTTTGCACGAGTTGTATTCCTTTTCTCCCTGCTGGTCAGCGCATCGGTACCGGCGGATTCCTATAAGAGAGCAGATTGGCTGCCGCGCTGGTCAGACTTTGATCGCGACTGTCAGGACACCCGCCACGAGCTGTTAATCCGCTACTCCCTGGCTCCGGTTACGTTTACCCGCTCCGACAAGTGCAAGGTGGCTACCGGGATGTGGATGGACCCCTATACGGGCAATTTTTATACCAAGGCATCGGATCTGGATGTGGAGCATATAGTGTCGCTGAAGTGGGCCCACGATCACGGCGGTGCCCACTGGGATAGGGCACTGAAGCGGCAGTTTGCCGAAGACCCGGACAACCTCTGGCTGGTGGACGACGGCCGCAACCAGAGCAAGGGGGATCGCGGGCCCGATGGGTGGATGCCGCCCTATGCGCCTGTGGCCGCTCTCTACGTGCAGCGCTTTATGGCGATTGTGCAAAAGTATGGCCTGCGGCCCACACTGGCGGAAGCCAGCCGCTTCCAGACGCTGGCGGCAGGCTCCTAG
- a CDS encoding YjfK family protein: MFAKLIKRISKPAPAVQTPSIMGLRLGASFEVDPLAIKLMLDELTIESCSPTQIIKAAGVIDLDGTWVYRFYTDDDAWLQVVAEGGNRDEHVVDVKLFHFYDTRDIASEQAWNQLLEREIGQSSYMLENKSYQRVWTAAGEYHNPVHMAEKTYEEGGDHSTTDQFTMLFERELSGGRTESLFLSAEEKLEKGGYLSRCLVLSTGITLTPSQLTIHG, encoded by the coding sequence ATGTTTGCCAAGCTGATAAAGAGAATAAGCAAGCCGGCCCCTGCAGTGCAGACCCCGTCCATTATGGGCCTGCGCCTGGGCGCCAGTTTTGAGGTGGACCCGCTCGCCATCAAGCTGATGTTGGACGAGTTGACCATCGAATCCTGTTCACCCACGCAGATTATCAAGGCGGCCGGGGTCATCGATCTCGACGGCACCTGGGTGTACCGCTTTTACACCGACGACGACGCCTGGCTGCAGGTAGTGGCGGAGGGCGGTAACCGCGACGAGCATGTGGTGGATGTCAAATTGTTCCACTTTTACGACACCCGGGACATCGCTTCCGAGCAGGCCTGGAACCAGCTGCTTGAGCGGGAAATCGGCCAATCCAGCTATATGTTGGAGAATAAAAGCTACCAACGGGTGTGGACCGCGGCAGGGGAGTATCACAACCCCGTGCATATGGCGGAAAAGACCTACGAGGAGGGTGGAGACCATTCCACCACCGACCAGTTCACCATGCTGTTCGAGCGCGAGCTTTCCGGTGGGCGCACCGAATCGCTGTTCCTCTCGGCAGAGGAAAAACTGGAAAAGGGCGGTTACCTGAGCCGCTGCCTGGTGCTGAGCACCGGAATCACCCTGACCCCTTCACAGCTAACTATTCACGGATAA